One window of the Lepeophtheirus salmonis chromosome 7, UVic_Lsal_1.4, whole genome shotgun sequence genome contains the following:
- the pnut gene encoding septin-7 isoform X3, whose protein sequence is MEQRTSALQQRLMQRREFFKNSDSQSASPTPPPPYTPRGIIGSTGSASSNTSSLSSLTNPIPPATAPRSSIKDTHSVLSNHKDNLKTSNNDSSNHIDSHRKYSSDASKYSSSPSSSATHGSNVSHNLGSSVGQSNNTPSPKKTQQLDGYVGFANLPNQVYRKAVKKGFEFTLMVVGESGLGKSTLINSMFLTDVYSEEHPGPSKRIKKTVQVETNKVVLSECGVNLTLTIVDTPGFGDAVNNSDCWDSVITYVESQYEAFLNAETRVNRVALPDTRVHSCLYFIAPTGHGLKPLDVEFMKRLHDKVNIIPVIAKADTMVPEEIEHFKKQIMHQIQQSKIKIYEFPDCDGEEKEKKENVILKERVPFAVVGSNTVIETPEGKKIRGRKYPWGIVNIENMDHCDFMPLRNMLIRSHLHDLKEVTNIVHYENYRCKKLAGVSGGSVETIPNKNPLARIEEERREHQNKLAKMECEMEEVFERKVREKKQKLSDSEADLEVRHRESKEKLELQKNELEKQRAAFESEKSTWETLNGVTINDLKRLSLESLDGGKKKKGLSGVSFRMGR, encoded by the exons ATGGAACAAAGAACCTCAGCATTACAACAAAGACTAATGCAAAGAAGAGAATTTTTCAAGAATTCGGACTCTCAATCTGCGAGTCCGACTCCACCTCCTCCATACACACCCAGAGGCATTATAG GTTCAACAGGAAGTGCGTCCTCAAACACGTCTTCTCTTTCAAGTTTAACCAACCCAATACCTCCAGCTACTGCTCCTCGAAGTTCTATCAAGGATACTCATTCAGTTCTAAGTAATCACAAGGATAACTTAAAGACGAGCAACAATGACTCTTCCAATCATATCGACTCTCATCGTAAATATTCTTCCGATGCATCCAA ATATAGCTCTTCACCATCCTCCTCTGCTACACACGGAAGTAATGTATCGCATAATCTTGGCAGCAGTGTTGGTCAATCAAATAACACCCCTTCTCCTAAAAAAACACAACAGCTTGATGGCTACGTAGGGTTTGCTAATCTCCCAAATCAAGTGTACAG gAAAGCTGTAAAAAAGGGATTCGAATTTACGCTAATGGTAGTGGGTGAGTCAGGCTTAGGCAAGTCAACTCTGATCAATTCCATGTTCTTAACGGATGTTTACTCAGAAGAACATCCTGGTCCATccaaaaggattaaaaaaactgttcag GTCGAAACAAATAAAGTAGTTTTGTCGGAATGTGGAGTAAACCTAACACTTACTATTGTCGATACTCCAGGTTTTGGAGATGCAGTCAACAATTCCGATTGTTGGGACTCAGTCATCACATATGTCGAATCGCAATATGAGGCATTCTTAAACGCTGAAACAAGAGTTAATCGTGTTGCTTTACCAGACACCCGTGTGCATTCATGCTTATATTTCATTGCTCCCACGGGACACGGTCTTAAACCTTTGGATGTTGAGTTTATGAAGAGACTTCATGATAAAGTTAATATTATCCCTGTCATTGCCAAAGCTGATACTATGGTTCCAGAAGAAATTGAGCATTTCAAAAAACAA ataatgcATCAAATTCAAcaatcgaaaataaaaatatatgagttcCCTGATTGTGATggagaagaaaaggaaaaaaaggaaaatgtaaTACTCAAAGAGCGCGTACCTTTTGCAGTTGTGGGTTCTAATACTGTTATTGAAACTCCcgagggaaaaaaaattcgcGGAAGAAAGTATCCATGGGGGATAGTTAAT atCGAAAATATGGACCATTGCGACTTCATGCCTCTGAGAAATATGTTGATAAGATCACACCTACATGATTTAAAGGAAGTCACCAATATTGTTCACTATGAAAATTATCGATGCAAGAAATTAGCTGGTGTCAGTGGAGGGAGTGTTGAAACAATACccaataaa AACCCACTTGCTCGAATAGAGGAGGAAAGAAGGGAACATCAAAATAAACTAGCCAAGATGGAATGCGAAATGGAAGAAGTATTTGAGAGAAAAGTacgagaaaagaagcaaaaacttTCTGATTCTGAAGCGGATTTGGAAGTACGACATCGTGAGTCGAAGGAGAAGCTGGAACTACAGAAGAATGAGCTTGAAAAGCAGCGTGCAGCTTTTGAATCTGAAAAGTCTACATGGGAAACTCTCAATGGTGTAACTATAAATGACTTAAAACGATTATCATTAGAGTCCCTTGATGgtggtaaaaagaaaaaggggcTCTCTGGTGTCTCATTCAGAATGGGaagataa
- the pnut gene encoding septin-7 isoform X1, producing the protein MEQRTSALQQRLMQRREFFKNSDSQSASPTPPPPYTPRGIIGSTGSASSNTSSLSSLTNPIPPATAPRSSIKDTHSVLSNHKDNLKTSNNDSSNHIDSHRKYSSDASNVKPTVPAKPPVATRYSSSPSSSATHGSNVSHNLGSSVGQSNNTPSPKKTQQLDGYVGFANLPNQVYRKAVKKGFEFTLMVVGESGLGKSTLINSMFLTDVYSEEHPGPSKRIKKTVQVETNKVVLSECGVNLTLTIVDTPGFGDAVNNSDCWDSVITYVESQYEAFLNAETRVNRVALPDTRVHSCLYFIAPTGHGLKPLDVEFMKRLHDKVNIIPVIAKADTMVPEEIEHFKKQIMHQIQQSKIKIYEFPDCDGEEKEKKENVILKERVPFAVVGSNTVIETPEGKKIRGRKYPWGIVNIENMDHCDFMPLRNMLIRSHLHDLKEVTNIVHYENYRCKKLAGVSGGSVETIPNKNPLARIEEERREHQNKLAKMECEMEEVFERKVREKKQKLSDSEADLEVRHRESKEKLELQKNELEKQRAAFESEKSTWETLNGVTINDLKRLSLESLDGGKKKKGLSGVSFRMGR; encoded by the exons ATGGAACAAAGAACCTCAGCATTACAACAAAGACTAATGCAAAGAAGAGAATTTTTCAAGAATTCGGACTCTCAATCTGCGAGTCCGACTCCACCTCCTCCATACACACCCAGAGGCATTATAG GTTCAACAGGAAGTGCGTCCTCAAACACGTCTTCTCTTTCAAGTTTAACCAACCCAATACCTCCAGCTACTGCTCCTCGAAGTTCTATCAAGGATACTCATTCAGTTCTAAGTAATCACAAGGATAACTTAAAGACGAGCAACAATGACTCTTCCAATCATATCGACTCTCATCGTAAATATTCTTCCGATGCATCCAA cgTTAAGCCCACGGTTCCAGCAAAACCGCCAGTTGCAACCAG ATATAGCTCTTCACCATCCTCCTCTGCTACACACGGAAGTAATGTATCGCATAATCTTGGCAGCAGTGTTGGTCAATCAAATAACACCCCTTCTCCTAAAAAAACACAACAGCTTGATGGCTACGTAGGGTTTGCTAATCTCCCAAATCAAGTGTACAG gAAAGCTGTAAAAAAGGGATTCGAATTTACGCTAATGGTAGTGGGTGAGTCAGGCTTAGGCAAGTCAACTCTGATCAATTCCATGTTCTTAACGGATGTTTACTCAGAAGAACATCCTGGTCCATccaaaaggattaaaaaaactgttcag GTCGAAACAAATAAAGTAGTTTTGTCGGAATGTGGAGTAAACCTAACACTTACTATTGTCGATACTCCAGGTTTTGGAGATGCAGTCAACAATTCCGATTGTTGGGACTCAGTCATCACATATGTCGAATCGCAATATGAGGCATTCTTAAACGCTGAAACAAGAGTTAATCGTGTTGCTTTACCAGACACCCGTGTGCATTCATGCTTATATTTCATTGCTCCCACGGGACACGGTCTTAAACCTTTGGATGTTGAGTTTATGAAGAGACTTCATGATAAAGTTAATATTATCCCTGTCATTGCCAAAGCTGATACTATGGTTCCAGAAGAAATTGAGCATTTCAAAAAACAA ataatgcATCAAATTCAAcaatcgaaaataaaaatatatgagttcCCTGATTGTGATggagaagaaaaggaaaaaaaggaaaatgtaaTACTCAAAGAGCGCGTACCTTTTGCAGTTGTGGGTTCTAATACTGTTATTGAAACTCCcgagggaaaaaaaattcgcGGAAGAAAGTATCCATGGGGGATAGTTAAT atCGAAAATATGGACCATTGCGACTTCATGCCTCTGAGAAATATGTTGATAAGATCACACCTACATGATTTAAAGGAAGTCACCAATATTGTTCACTATGAAAATTATCGATGCAAGAAATTAGCTGGTGTCAGTGGAGGGAGTGTTGAAACAATACccaataaa AACCCACTTGCTCGAATAGAGGAGGAAAGAAGGGAACATCAAAATAAACTAGCCAAGATGGAATGCGAAATGGAAGAAGTATTTGAGAGAAAAGTacgagaaaagaagcaaaaacttTCTGATTCTGAAGCGGATTTGGAAGTACGACATCGTGAGTCGAAGGAGAAGCTGGAACTACAGAAGAATGAGCTTGAAAAGCAGCGTGCAGCTTTTGAATCTGAAAAGTCTACATGGGAAACTCTCAATGGTGTAACTATAAATGACTTAAAACGATTATCATTAGAGTCCCTTGATGgtggtaaaaagaaaaaggggcTCTCTGGTGTCTCATTCAGAATGGGaagataa
- the pnut gene encoding septin-7 isoform X10, producing the protein MPRKDATIRVEGSTGSASSNTSSLSSLTNPIPPATAPRSSIKDTHSVLSNHKDNLKTSNNDSSNHIDSHRKYSSDASKYSSSPSSSATHGSNVSHNLGSSVGQSNNTPSPKKTQQLDGYVGFANLPNQVYRKAVKKGFEFTLMVVGESGLGKSTLINSMFLTDVYSEEHPGPSKRIKKTVQVETNKVVLSECGVNLTLTIVDTPGFGDAVNNSDCWDSVITYVESQYEAFLNAETRVNRVALPDTRVHSCLYFIAPTGHGLKPLDVEFMKRLHDKVNIIPVIAKADTMVPEEIEHFKKQIMHQIQQSKIKIYEFPDCDGEEKEKKENVILKERVPFAVVGSNTVIETPEGKKIRGRKYPWGIVNIENMDHCDFMPLRNMLIRSHLHDLKEVTNIVHYENYRCKKLAGVSGGSVETIPNKNPLARIEEERREHQNKLAKMECEMEEVFERKVREKKQKLSDSEADLEVRHRESKEKLELQKNELEKQRAAFESEKSTWETLNGVTINDLKRLSLESLDGGKKKKGLSGVSFRMGR; encoded by the exons ATGCCTCGAAAAGACGCTACGATAAGAGTTGAAG GTTCAACAGGAAGTGCGTCCTCAAACACGTCTTCTCTTTCAAGTTTAACCAACCCAATACCTCCAGCTACTGCTCCTCGAAGTTCTATCAAGGATACTCATTCAGTTCTAAGTAATCACAAGGATAACTTAAAGACGAGCAACAATGACTCTTCCAATCATATCGACTCTCATCGTAAATATTCTTCCGATGCATCCAA ATATAGCTCTTCACCATCCTCCTCTGCTACACACGGAAGTAATGTATCGCATAATCTTGGCAGCAGTGTTGGTCAATCAAATAACACCCCTTCTCCTAAAAAAACACAACAGCTTGATGGCTACGTAGGGTTTGCTAATCTCCCAAATCAAGTGTACAG gAAAGCTGTAAAAAAGGGATTCGAATTTACGCTAATGGTAGTGGGTGAGTCAGGCTTAGGCAAGTCAACTCTGATCAATTCCATGTTCTTAACGGATGTTTACTCAGAAGAACATCCTGGTCCATccaaaaggattaaaaaaactgttcag GTCGAAACAAATAAAGTAGTTTTGTCGGAATGTGGAGTAAACCTAACACTTACTATTGTCGATACTCCAGGTTTTGGAGATGCAGTCAACAATTCCGATTGTTGGGACTCAGTCATCACATATGTCGAATCGCAATATGAGGCATTCTTAAACGCTGAAACAAGAGTTAATCGTGTTGCTTTACCAGACACCCGTGTGCATTCATGCTTATATTTCATTGCTCCCACGGGACACGGTCTTAAACCTTTGGATGTTGAGTTTATGAAGAGACTTCATGATAAAGTTAATATTATCCCTGTCATTGCCAAAGCTGATACTATGGTTCCAGAAGAAATTGAGCATTTCAAAAAACAA ataatgcATCAAATTCAAcaatcgaaaataaaaatatatgagttcCCTGATTGTGATggagaagaaaaggaaaaaaaggaaaatgtaaTACTCAAAGAGCGCGTACCTTTTGCAGTTGTGGGTTCTAATACTGTTATTGAAACTCCcgagggaaaaaaaattcgcGGAAGAAAGTATCCATGGGGGATAGTTAAT atCGAAAATATGGACCATTGCGACTTCATGCCTCTGAGAAATATGTTGATAAGATCACACCTACATGATTTAAAGGAAGTCACCAATATTGTTCACTATGAAAATTATCGATGCAAGAAATTAGCTGGTGTCAGTGGAGGGAGTGTTGAAACAATACccaataaa AACCCACTTGCTCGAATAGAGGAGGAAAGAAGGGAACATCAAAATAAACTAGCCAAGATGGAATGCGAAATGGAAGAAGTATTTGAGAGAAAAGTacgagaaaagaagcaaaaacttTCTGATTCTGAAGCGGATTTGGAAGTACGACATCGTGAGTCGAAGGAGAAGCTGGAACTACAGAAGAATGAGCTTGAAAAGCAGCGTGCAGCTTTTGAATCTGAAAAGTCTACATGGGAAACTCTCAATGGTGTAACTATAAATGACTTAAAACGATTATCATTAGAGTCCCTTGATGgtggtaaaaagaaaaaggggcTCTCTGGTGTCTCATTCAGAATGGGaagataa
- the pnut gene encoding septin-7 isoform X6 codes for MPRKDATIRVEGSTGSASSNTSSLSSLTNPIPPATAPRSSIKDTHSVLSNHKDNLKTSNNDSSNHIDSHRKYSSDASNVKPTVPAKPPVATRYSSSPSSSATHGSNVSHNLGSSVGQSNNTPSPKKTQQLDGYVGFANLPNQVYRKAVKKGFEFTLMVVGESGLGKSTLINSMFLTDVYSEEHPGPSKRIKKTVQVETNKVVLSECGVNLTLTIVDTPGFGDAVNNSDCWDSVITYVESQYEAFLNAETRVNRVALPDTRVHSCLYFIAPTGHGLKPLDVEFMKRLHDKVNIIPVIAKADTMVPEEIEHFKKQIMHQIQQSKIKIYEFPDCDGEEKEKKENVILKERVPFAVVGSNTVIETPEGKKIRGRKYPWGIVNIENMDHCDFMPLRNMLIRSHLHDLKEVTNIVHYENYRCKKLAGVSGGSVETIPNKNPLARIEEERREHQNKLAKMECEMEEVFERKVREKKQKLSDSEADLEVRHRESKEKLELQKNELEKQRAAFESEKSTWETLNGVTINDLKRLSLESLDGGKKKKGLSGVSFRMGR; via the exons ATGCCTCGAAAAGACGCTACGATAAGAGTTGAAG GTTCAACAGGAAGTGCGTCCTCAAACACGTCTTCTCTTTCAAGTTTAACCAACCCAATACCTCCAGCTACTGCTCCTCGAAGTTCTATCAAGGATACTCATTCAGTTCTAAGTAATCACAAGGATAACTTAAAGACGAGCAACAATGACTCTTCCAATCATATCGACTCTCATCGTAAATATTCTTCCGATGCATCCAA cgTTAAGCCCACGGTTCCAGCAAAACCGCCAGTTGCAACCAG ATATAGCTCTTCACCATCCTCCTCTGCTACACACGGAAGTAATGTATCGCATAATCTTGGCAGCAGTGTTGGTCAATCAAATAACACCCCTTCTCCTAAAAAAACACAACAGCTTGATGGCTACGTAGGGTTTGCTAATCTCCCAAATCAAGTGTACAG gAAAGCTGTAAAAAAGGGATTCGAATTTACGCTAATGGTAGTGGGTGAGTCAGGCTTAGGCAAGTCAACTCTGATCAATTCCATGTTCTTAACGGATGTTTACTCAGAAGAACATCCTGGTCCATccaaaaggattaaaaaaactgttcag GTCGAAACAAATAAAGTAGTTTTGTCGGAATGTGGAGTAAACCTAACACTTACTATTGTCGATACTCCAGGTTTTGGAGATGCAGTCAACAATTCCGATTGTTGGGACTCAGTCATCACATATGTCGAATCGCAATATGAGGCATTCTTAAACGCTGAAACAAGAGTTAATCGTGTTGCTTTACCAGACACCCGTGTGCATTCATGCTTATATTTCATTGCTCCCACGGGACACGGTCTTAAACCTTTGGATGTTGAGTTTATGAAGAGACTTCATGATAAAGTTAATATTATCCCTGTCATTGCCAAAGCTGATACTATGGTTCCAGAAGAAATTGAGCATTTCAAAAAACAA ataatgcATCAAATTCAAcaatcgaaaataaaaatatatgagttcCCTGATTGTGATggagaagaaaaggaaaaaaaggaaaatgtaaTACTCAAAGAGCGCGTACCTTTTGCAGTTGTGGGTTCTAATACTGTTATTGAAACTCCcgagggaaaaaaaattcgcGGAAGAAAGTATCCATGGGGGATAGTTAAT atCGAAAATATGGACCATTGCGACTTCATGCCTCTGAGAAATATGTTGATAAGATCACACCTACATGATTTAAAGGAAGTCACCAATATTGTTCACTATGAAAATTATCGATGCAAGAAATTAGCTGGTGTCAGTGGAGGGAGTGTTGAAACAATACccaataaa AACCCACTTGCTCGAATAGAGGAGGAAAGAAGGGAACATCAAAATAAACTAGCCAAGATGGAATGCGAAATGGAAGAAGTATTTGAGAGAAAAGTacgagaaaagaagcaaaaacttTCTGATTCTGAAGCGGATTTGGAAGTACGACATCGTGAGTCGAAGGAGAAGCTGGAACTACAGAAGAATGAGCTTGAAAAGCAGCGTGCAGCTTTTGAATCTGAAAAGTCTACATGGGAAACTCTCAATGGTGTAACTATAAATGACTTAAAACGATTATCATTAGAGTCCCTTGATGgtggtaaaaagaaaaaggggcTCTCTGGTGTCTCATTCAGAATGGGaagataa
- the pnut gene encoding septin-7 isoform X5: MMEFRQIRRRSSKTYVSVYGSTGSASSNTSSLSSLTNPIPPATAPRSSIKDTHSVLSNHKDNLKTSNNDSSNHIDSHRKYSSDASNVKPTVPAKPPVATRYSSSPSSSATHGSNVSHNLGSSVGQSNNTPSPKKTQQLDGYVGFANLPNQVYRKAVKKGFEFTLMVVGESGLGKSTLINSMFLTDVYSEEHPGPSKRIKKTVQVETNKVVLSECGVNLTLTIVDTPGFGDAVNNSDCWDSVITYVESQYEAFLNAETRVNRVALPDTRVHSCLYFIAPTGHGLKPLDVEFMKRLHDKVNIIPVIAKADTMVPEEIEHFKKQIMHQIQQSKIKIYEFPDCDGEEKEKKENVILKERVPFAVVGSNTVIETPEGKKIRGRKYPWGIVNIENMDHCDFMPLRNMLIRSHLHDLKEVTNIVHYENYRCKKLAGVSGGSVETIPNKNPLARIEEERREHQNKLAKMECEMEEVFERKVREKKQKLSDSEADLEVRHRESKEKLELQKNELEKQRAAFESEKSTWETLNGVTINDLKRLSLESLDGGKKKKGLSGVSFRMGR, translated from the exons ATGATGGAGTTTCGTCAAATTAGAAGAAGGAGCAGCAAAACTTATGTTAGCGTTTATG GTTCAACAGGAAGTGCGTCCTCAAACACGTCTTCTCTTTCAAGTTTAACCAACCCAATACCTCCAGCTACTGCTCCTCGAAGTTCTATCAAGGATACTCATTCAGTTCTAAGTAATCACAAGGATAACTTAAAGACGAGCAACAATGACTCTTCCAATCATATCGACTCTCATCGTAAATATTCTTCCGATGCATCCAA cgTTAAGCCCACGGTTCCAGCAAAACCGCCAGTTGCAACCAG ATATAGCTCTTCACCATCCTCCTCTGCTACACACGGAAGTAATGTATCGCATAATCTTGGCAGCAGTGTTGGTCAATCAAATAACACCCCTTCTCCTAAAAAAACACAACAGCTTGATGGCTACGTAGGGTTTGCTAATCTCCCAAATCAAGTGTACAG gAAAGCTGTAAAAAAGGGATTCGAATTTACGCTAATGGTAGTGGGTGAGTCAGGCTTAGGCAAGTCAACTCTGATCAATTCCATGTTCTTAACGGATGTTTACTCAGAAGAACATCCTGGTCCATccaaaaggattaaaaaaactgttcag GTCGAAACAAATAAAGTAGTTTTGTCGGAATGTGGAGTAAACCTAACACTTACTATTGTCGATACTCCAGGTTTTGGAGATGCAGTCAACAATTCCGATTGTTGGGACTCAGTCATCACATATGTCGAATCGCAATATGAGGCATTCTTAAACGCTGAAACAAGAGTTAATCGTGTTGCTTTACCAGACACCCGTGTGCATTCATGCTTATATTTCATTGCTCCCACGGGACACGGTCTTAAACCTTTGGATGTTGAGTTTATGAAGAGACTTCATGATAAAGTTAATATTATCCCTGTCATTGCCAAAGCTGATACTATGGTTCCAGAAGAAATTGAGCATTTCAAAAAACAA ataatgcATCAAATTCAAcaatcgaaaataaaaatatatgagttcCCTGATTGTGATggagaagaaaaggaaaaaaaggaaaatgtaaTACTCAAAGAGCGCGTACCTTTTGCAGTTGTGGGTTCTAATACTGTTATTGAAACTCCcgagggaaaaaaaattcgcGGAAGAAAGTATCCATGGGGGATAGTTAAT atCGAAAATATGGACCATTGCGACTTCATGCCTCTGAGAAATATGTTGATAAGATCACACCTACATGATTTAAAGGAAGTCACCAATATTGTTCACTATGAAAATTATCGATGCAAGAAATTAGCTGGTGTCAGTGGAGGGAGTGTTGAAACAATACccaataaa AACCCACTTGCTCGAATAGAGGAGGAAAGAAGGGAACATCAAAATAAACTAGCCAAGATGGAATGCGAAATGGAAGAAGTATTTGAGAGAAAAGTacgagaaaagaagcaaaaacttTCTGATTCTGAAGCGGATTTGGAAGTACGACATCGTGAGTCGAAGGAGAAGCTGGAACTACAGAAGAATGAGCTTGAAAAGCAGCGTGCAGCTTTTGAATCTGAAAAGTCTACATGGGAAACTCTCAATGGTGTAACTATAAATGACTTAAAACGATTATCATTAGAGTCCCTTGATGgtggtaaaaagaaaaaggggcTCTCTGGTGTCTCATTCAGAATGGGaagataa
- the pnut gene encoding septin-7 isoform X8: MMEFRQIRRRSSKTYVSVYGSTGSASSNTSSLSSLTNPIPPATAPRSSIKDTHSVLSNHKDNLKTSNNDSSNHIDSHRKYSSDASKYSSSPSSSATHGSNVSHNLGSSVGQSNNTPSPKKTQQLDGYVGFANLPNQVYRKAVKKGFEFTLMVVGESGLGKSTLINSMFLTDVYSEEHPGPSKRIKKTVQVETNKVVLSECGVNLTLTIVDTPGFGDAVNNSDCWDSVITYVESQYEAFLNAETRVNRVALPDTRVHSCLYFIAPTGHGLKPLDVEFMKRLHDKVNIIPVIAKADTMVPEEIEHFKKQIMHQIQQSKIKIYEFPDCDGEEKEKKENVILKERVPFAVVGSNTVIETPEGKKIRGRKYPWGIVNIENMDHCDFMPLRNMLIRSHLHDLKEVTNIVHYENYRCKKLAGVSGGSVETIPNKNPLARIEEERREHQNKLAKMECEMEEVFERKVREKKQKLSDSEADLEVRHRESKEKLELQKNELEKQRAAFESEKSTWETLNGVTINDLKRLSLESLDGGKKKKGLSGVSFRMGR, translated from the exons ATGATGGAGTTTCGTCAAATTAGAAGAAGGAGCAGCAAAACTTATGTTAGCGTTTATG GTTCAACAGGAAGTGCGTCCTCAAACACGTCTTCTCTTTCAAGTTTAACCAACCCAATACCTCCAGCTACTGCTCCTCGAAGTTCTATCAAGGATACTCATTCAGTTCTAAGTAATCACAAGGATAACTTAAAGACGAGCAACAATGACTCTTCCAATCATATCGACTCTCATCGTAAATATTCTTCCGATGCATCCAA ATATAGCTCTTCACCATCCTCCTCTGCTACACACGGAAGTAATGTATCGCATAATCTTGGCAGCAGTGTTGGTCAATCAAATAACACCCCTTCTCCTAAAAAAACACAACAGCTTGATGGCTACGTAGGGTTTGCTAATCTCCCAAATCAAGTGTACAG gAAAGCTGTAAAAAAGGGATTCGAATTTACGCTAATGGTAGTGGGTGAGTCAGGCTTAGGCAAGTCAACTCTGATCAATTCCATGTTCTTAACGGATGTTTACTCAGAAGAACATCCTGGTCCATccaaaaggattaaaaaaactgttcag GTCGAAACAAATAAAGTAGTTTTGTCGGAATGTGGAGTAAACCTAACACTTACTATTGTCGATACTCCAGGTTTTGGAGATGCAGTCAACAATTCCGATTGTTGGGACTCAGTCATCACATATGTCGAATCGCAATATGAGGCATTCTTAAACGCTGAAACAAGAGTTAATCGTGTTGCTTTACCAGACACCCGTGTGCATTCATGCTTATATTTCATTGCTCCCACGGGACACGGTCTTAAACCTTTGGATGTTGAGTTTATGAAGAGACTTCATGATAAAGTTAATATTATCCCTGTCATTGCCAAAGCTGATACTATGGTTCCAGAAGAAATTGAGCATTTCAAAAAACAA ataatgcATCAAATTCAAcaatcgaaaataaaaatatatgagttcCCTGATTGTGATggagaagaaaaggaaaaaaaggaaaatgtaaTACTCAAAGAGCGCGTACCTTTTGCAGTTGTGGGTTCTAATACTGTTATTGAAACTCCcgagggaaaaaaaattcgcGGAAGAAAGTATCCATGGGGGATAGTTAAT atCGAAAATATGGACCATTGCGACTTCATGCCTCTGAGAAATATGTTGATAAGATCACACCTACATGATTTAAAGGAAGTCACCAATATTGTTCACTATGAAAATTATCGATGCAAGAAATTAGCTGGTGTCAGTGGAGGGAGTGTTGAAACAATACccaataaa AACCCACTTGCTCGAATAGAGGAGGAAAGAAGGGAACATCAAAATAAACTAGCCAAGATGGAATGCGAAATGGAAGAAGTATTTGAGAGAAAAGTacgagaaaagaagcaaaaacttTCTGATTCTGAAGCGGATTTGGAAGTACGACATCGTGAGTCGAAGGAGAAGCTGGAACTACAGAAGAATGAGCTTGAAAAGCAGCGTGCAGCTTTTGAATCTGAAAAGTCTACATGGGAAACTCTCAATGGTGTAACTATAAATGACTTAAAACGATTATCATTAGAGTCCCTTGATGgtggtaaaaagaaaaaggggcTCTCTGGTGTCTCATTCAGAATGGGaagataa